Below is a window of Desmonostoc muscorum LEGE 12446 DNA.
ATAGTACCCCTAAGGGTACTATTCGTCAACAGGTTTAAGCAGTTACGTTAGATATGTAGTTTCGCTGTAAGCAAACATATGACAGACATATCAAACGGAATTGAAATCATCAAAAAAGTAAAACCAACTCTAGTCTCAACCTTTGAGTTGCTAGTGAAGGCAATTACACCCGTTACTGCTCCTGGTACTGAAGCAGTTGCTCGTACCGTTGTCCAAGGTTACTTTTTGACCATTGCCAATACCAGCAACTCAAATATTGCAGTCAACCTGCAATTTACTGCAACTACTCCAGAGTTAAACTTAGACGACACAGTGGTGGCTCAAGATGCTAGCGTAGACGATGAATTTCAAGAGCTAGTACCCACAAGCGATCCCAGAAAATTCACTCACTCTCTGAAAATTGCTGCTCATGATACGGCTTTGGTTACCTTATTACCTGATGTTACCAAGACAGAAATCATCAAGGCAGCAAAATTAGAGATTCGTGGATATGTGGAAATTTCTCTGATCTCTGCTTCTGACTCAACTTCAGTTGACGTGTTGTTGACACCTGAACACAGAGGTACATTCCTCCCTCAAAACTTATTAATACCTTCTCGTTTACCTCTTGACTTCGATCAATTGGCGTATTCTCTGCCCACATCTACTGGTGGAAGCTTGTTTACCCTTACAGCACCAGTTTTTAAAATTGCCAAAGAACTGAAGATTGAAGTTAAAGAATTCGAGAAAGTTCAGAAAGATAAAGACTTCGAGAAACTTCAAGCTGAAAAAGTCGCTGAAATAAATCAAGTTGAAAGTCTGGCTTCAGGAGATGGTGCAAATGACCTACGGCAGCTAATTGGTTTGATGGCTGAACGTCTCGATCAAATAGAACAACGCACGGCAAATGGGCAAAATGGGCAAAATGGACAATCTTTCATCCAAGCCCAAGAACGCCCAAATGTTGGTCAACAAGTAGTTAATCAACCAAGGAATTAAGCAAGGGTGTTAGTTGTTGTCGCCAGTCGCCATGACAAAGCCGCCGAGGCGCTGGTTGCTAATTGGTCGGCTTATGGTGCCAGCCTCCTGACACCTGAAAATTTGTCAGTGGCTGGATGGCGACACTATGTGAGGGGTGGGGGAGATGAGGGAGATGAGGGAGCAGGGGGAGCAGGGGGAGCAACATCTTCCTCATCCTCCTCATCCTCCTCAGCAGTGGTAGGTGGAGTTACAATTGCTCTCGATCAAATCACCGGCGTTTTAACTCGCCTACCTTCCATTTTTGAACAGGAACTTCTGCACATCATTCCTGAAGACCGGGGATATGTGGCTGCGGAAATGAATGCGTTTTTAATTTCTTGGTTGTCCAGTTTAAAATGTCCAGTCTTAAACAGACCAACCCCAACATATTTGTTAGGACCTGCTTGGCGACCTGAACAGTGGGTTTATGCAGCTGCTCAATTGGGTATTCCAGTACGTCCCGTGCGACGGCAAAGTTCATTGTTGGCTAGTGTGCGTCCCCAGGTGATGGAAAAACCTGCGGTAAAAGTGACGGTGGTGGGCGATCGCTGTTTGGGTGAAGTCGAAAAACCTCTAGCATCTCACGCCAGACGCCTCGCTGATGCTGCTCAAGTTGATTTGTTAACTGTTAACTTTAGCAGCAGGGAATCCTCCGCAGAGCTTTTGGGCGCTGACTTGTGGGTTGATATTTCTGCACCAGATGTAGCCGATGCCATACTTGAGTATTTGAGTGGAGGTCATGCCAAATGCTAATTTTATTGTGGGGTATTTCGGAAGAATCTCCCTTAGCGGCAGTCCACTCAGAACTAACTCGGCTGGGCATACCTACAGTATTCCTCGATCAACGAGATATTTTAGATACTGAAATTGAACTTTCTGTAGGCGATGCCTCAGAATTATCAGTTCAAGGGCAAATTCGTACTTGGTATCAAAAAATAAATTTGAGTGAAATTACCGCAGCCTACCTCCGTCCTTATGACTCGCGCCGCCTTCCCCAAATTGCCCAAGCTGGCGTAAATAGTCCAGCTTGGCAACATGCGATCGCACTTGATGATGCTTTGATGTGTTGGTCAGAAATTACACCTGCATTTGTCATCAACCGTCCGTCAGCGATGGCTGCTAATGGTTGCAAACCTTACCAACTAGAACAAATTCGATCGCTCGGCTTTAAAGTTCCCGAAACCCTTGTTACCACAGATCCCGAAGCTGTGCGAGCTTTTTGGCAACATCACGGCAATGTCATTTATAAATCAATTAGTGGTATCCGTAGCAAAGTCTCGCGTTTGGGAGCTGAACATTTAGAGCGACTGGAAAATGTATCTTGGTGTCCGACTCAGTTCCAGGAGTACATAGCAGGTAGAGATTATCGCGTCCATGTCGTAGGTACAGAGATTTTCGCCAGCGAGGTAATTTCCCAAGCTGATGATTATCGCTACGCTGCACAGGAGGACGAATCTACAGAAATTCGTGCTTGTCATTTGCCCGAAGAAGTAGAACAGCAGTGTAGAGTATTGGCAAAAGCGATAAATCTACCTCTTTGCGGCATTGATTTGCGCCGGACACCTGGAGGTGAATGGTATTGCTTTGAAGTTAATCCATCGCCTGGGTTTACTTATTACCAACAGTTTACAGGTCAGGGGATTAGTAGAGCGATCGCTCATTTGCTAGGGAGTTCCAACAAATAAATTATCCAATCTTGTAGGGTGGGGCGTATTGCCCGCGTTTGCCTACGCGCAGTTACCTAGCGAGCTTTTAATCCAAAATCCAAAATCTAAAATCCAAAATTGGTACTATTCCCAAGTGGATACATCTCGCAGCAAATCTGGAATTTCCCCTTGAGACAACGGAAACTCTAACATAGTCTCTCTATGACCCAAATACCCAGATTCAGCAAACGATAACAGCATCCGTGAAAGCGCCAGCCAAACTTCCGGTTCGTATTCCCAATCACGATAACGCGAAGCTTGACCAGCAATTGAACGCAGCGCCCAGAAATATGAATTTCTTACCACCGAACCACCCTTCTTAAACTCTGGCAAATCTTCATGGTGGATAAAAAGCACTTTATTTTCAATTTTGGCTCTCATGTCAGCTATTTTTATTGAAAGAAAATAACAAAAATTGGACGTAAATTAAATTTTTCATCTCATAAATAACATGGAATTTTATAGGATATTTGAGGTTATTTGTTAATTTAATTCGATTTTAATTTGCTCATTTTTCTCTGTTGCTACTAAATAAACCACTTATCTGAAGAGTCTGTTTGTAAAGGATTATAAAGATGTGTATTGAGGTTTTTTGAAGTGTTTTAACATCATATTAAGCATAGTGTAGCTTACCCTACGAGCGGAAGATTTACTTTATCAACCAACTTTTAAAGTAGATTCTATGGACTATTTTAAAAAAAATTACAACGCAAGTGAAAAATTGTTAATTGAGTAGTAATTGTTACGATTTTGATGATAGGGTTTTTTACTACGTATAAAACTAATTATACAATTTTTAGAGGACAAATCATGAAGAATAACTTCAAAACATATACAGCTATTGCTGTGTGTTGTGGAACATTTGCATGGGGAAATTCAGCTTATGCTGATGGCTGGCCGGCAAGTGTGGCTGGCACTTGGTCTGTAGTAGGAAATCAAAGTGTCGGCTCTCTTGTTATTAACCAACCTAGTAGCACTCTCAACTGCAAACCCATCTCTGGCACTATCTTTGGAACTACGGCGATTGAAGGCTTCTATTGCCCTAGTTCCGGACGTATTGCTTTTGTCCGTAAGTCTTCTAATAACTTTCCTTATCAATACTATCAAGGTAATCTCTCACAAACAGGTTCTACTCTACGAATCGGAGGATCTTTTTCAGCTTTCTTGAGTAATGGTAGTGGTGGTAGTCTTGGAGAGTATAATTTCTCCGCCAGCAAATAGTAATACAATTTCTGGCGTTGCATATTTGCGGGATGATTTTACTATTTTTGTGGGATGGGCATCTTGCCCGTCCCTTGTATTTTTGGGCGGGCAAGATGCCCACGCCACAAGAATCATCCCTCAATTCAGCAAGGCCAATTTCTATGTAGAGAGGTTGTAACTACAACCCTCTACATTTAATACTTACAAACTTGAACTTAAACCTACACGAAAAGTAAAACCAGGGCTATATATGCGATTAACTCGCTCATATTGCTCACCTAGCAAATTTTCTAGGTAAACTGTCAGTCCTAAATTGCTAGTTAAAGGTATACGACCAGTGAAATCTAAATTCACAAAAGATGGTGCAAAATCTGTAGTCCTGTCACCAGGGTTATTAAAGATAGATCTGCGAGCGCCACTGTTGTAAGTAACATATAAGTTAGCTTGCCAACCTGCATTTTGATAACCTACACCAGTTTGGAGTACAGAGTAAGGAATTAAACCTAACTGTAAGCCTCTTTCAGCGCCTGTTTTGATTTGGGCATCTGTATAAGTATAGTTGAGAAAAGTTGACCAACCAGAAGCAATTTTTAATTGGAATGCGGCTTCTAAACCATTGGTATCAACTAATCCAATGTTTTCCCACCTTCCTGCTATCACTCCCAGGCGATCGCTGATACTACTACCAAAGTAAGTGAACTGTCCAATCAAATTGTTAGAAAATTTGACATCCACTCCCGCAGTCCAGGTAGAGCCATTTTCTGGCTCTAAATTAGGATTAGGTTCCCAACCATGAACTGTATCATAAACATATAACTGATCTAACCCAGGATTGCGCTGTCCCCCAGCCCAACTTCCGCGCACTGCTACTATTGGTGTAACGGCATAACGTAAACCAACACTAGGATTGAGATAACTTCCAAACTCGCTGTCAAAGCTTTGTCTTAGTCCTAAATCAACCAGAAAACTTTCGCCAATATTTAAAGTATTCACAGCAAATAAAGCTGTATTGAACAAACTCCTATTTTCACTTTCGTTATTACCAATCCTAGTAGGATTTGTACTCAAAACATCACCGTTTAAATCGGTGTTTTTCAAATCTAAACCCCAGCGCAATTTATTATTGGCAGTAATTCTCCATTCATGATCTACTCTAGCTGTGAGTTGTTGTGTATCTAAAACTCCTGTACGGTAAAATGCTCCTGTAGGGCCATAGGTGCTGAAGTAATCTTGGTTATAACCAATTGAGGTTGTTAGATTAGAACTTTCCCCATTACCAAGCCGAGTTTTCCAAGATAAACCAATATTTAAACCATCGTGGTCTAATCTATCTTGCTGGAGAGGAAAACCGAAATAAATTAAACCCCGACGACTGCTGAGTTTAGTAATATCTAAATTCAAAGAATTTTTTTTATCTAAATCTAGACCAATGCTACCAAAGTAAGTACTTGTAGCTGTGTCTGCATTCGATAAATACCCTTGACTATCACGATTTGCTGCACCTACAGGAACGCGATAACGGTTATCTGTAAAGAACCTTTCAAAGCTGAAATTGTACTTAACAGAACCAGCGGAACCACCATAGGTTACTTGTTGATTATTTAAACTCAATGAGCCAAATTCTGTAGTCCCAGAAAATTTCGGCTGTCCATAACCTTCTTTGGTGATGATATTCACAACTCCCCCAAAGGCTGAGGAACCATACAAAGCCGAGGCTGTCCCGCTGTATAATTCTACTCGCTCAATAGCTTCTACAGGAATGCTATTTAAATCAGTTCCACCATGATAAGTGTTGACATTATTGTTAATTGGTCTGCCATTAATCAGAAATACAGACTGATTAATTGAGGCTCCCCGGTAGTATGTTCCTGTGTGAATATCTGCACCATGACCGACATCATTGATAGCAAAACCAGGCATTCTTTTCAAAATATCCGCTAAGCTGGTTGCACCTTGCTTTTCAATTTCTTCTTTTTCAATTACGTAAGTTGGTGTAGACTGGGGCAGGTTATCTGGTTCTGCGATCGCTTCTATGTTAATGTCTGCATTCTCGCTGGGTTCTGACTCTATTTCCGGCTGAGTTTCTGGCTCTATTTCCCTCGGTGCAGATTCTTGAGTTAATAATTCAGCATTAGTGGCAGGTAACTCAATTTCACTCAAACTAGGAATATCTAAAATAGCTCCGGTTGATTTATCCGTATTTCTCTGCTTAATTTCAATATCAGCACCAAAGCCAGGAAACGCTATCAGTAAACTCGGTAAACCTACTGTTAGCAACAAAAAATCCTTTTTCACTTTCTCTTTCACACCAAGTAAAAACAGTCACTACGGGTAGTATCCCGACTGGAGTGCAACTATGTCAAAAGACATACTGTCGTATTTCCACCATTCCAGCAACTTCAAAAGCGCCTACTCCAAAAGAAGTAGTTGCATGTTTTTTTGATTTGGAAGTTTCTAAATTAGCGATCGCTCCTCATACTCAACCCCACTTAGATTTACGAACAATGCTACTCTCTGCCTATAATCCTCTTCTAAATAGCACTGTAAGAGTTTTCATCAAAAGTTAGGTTAGCAAGTCAGGTAACAAATATATCAATTACACGCATTTTACAGGCTTGGATATACAGAATAGATGTAGTTATTTTTTATAATGCAAATTTTATATTTTTTGTCAACCTACCAAAAAGCATATATTTTTATACTAGATCTATTTAATACTTCTATTTGATGTATATATTAATATCTTTCTTTTGATTGAAGATCCTATTTCTATTAAGGATTTTACCTTTTTACCTAAATGGGATATATCTTTTTATAACATGCTTAAATGTTAGGTAATCATAACATTTAAGTAAAAATACATAAATATTACGTATATAAACTCAAAATTTTATTTTTCTTATGATATTTTTGCAACACGATACATAATGTTAAACTTATTTATTGAATAAGTATAAATTAATGAATAATACTTAAGCATTTACAAGTAAGTAAAAGTAGTTTTATTGACATATAGTTTCTATTTGATTTTTCAAGCTAATATTTTCGCTCAACCACTTAAATAAAAACCTAGTTCAATTGAAAGAAGAAACTAACCCATAGAATTAGTAAGCCCAGGTTAAAACCTTTGACCGAAAAAGAATCATGAACAGAGCGATATTTATTTATGGAGAAAAATAGATGCTCAAACTAACTATTCAAGAAAGAAGATTCATCTGCGGGATCTTCCATTTTTAATTTTACGAAAAGTCAAAAGCTAAGGCTTGCGGCTTACAGAACTTTCCAAGACTAATTTTAAATTTTGAATTAAGAGTAGGGGCTGACCTATTAAGTAAGTCTCTGTAAAAATTACAGCTTTCTATAATGTATTTTAATAATTTTAAGTAGCTGGAGACATAAAAAGGGTATAATATGGTATACAGCATTATATTATACTTTTTGCTAAATATAATTACTTAAGAATACGGTTACTATTATAAAAAAAAAATTAAATAATTATTGATAAGTCAACAGCTTCCAGTAAATACCACTAAAAAACAATTTTCTACTTAACTACTCTAGTAGTTAAGTAAACTTTTTCCCATTAAAAAATTATTAAATAAATTGAGATATTAGTAAAATGCTAAAAAATTAATTATTCATATAAAGTCCTAAATAAAAATAAGCATTTGGCGATATCTAATTGTTCAAATTTTCCAAGAAGAAATTATATATCTTACATGGAATTTTTGTACTGCCTTTAGCCAAACATATTTACAAATTCAAATAAATATGTGGATATAAATATTTATTTTTTATATTTACATATTCTGATATCAAAATTTTAGTTACAAGCTTCCAATATCTAGGTTTTTTACACGTCAATTATTAGAACAAATCTCATGTTGGAAGACTGATTAAAAAGCTTAATTTAGTAGTGGTATAGAAGTAGTAGTTTTCTATGCAGTAGCTTTTAGTAAAAAAAGCTGCTTTTATGATATTGCTCATTCTTTCTGACTACAGCAATCCTAAATTGATTGTGAACACTAAAGATTTTTCGTAATCTCTTTTCTAGGCGTCTCTGTCTTGGAAAGTTTTGATGGTTGGTTTCCAAGCATCAACGCCAGTATGCTAACACTAAGCGACTGGCTAGACTTTCTCCTGCGTCTGGTGCGTGAGATTATTTTGAAAACCTATGTTCACAAGCTAAATAGGATAGCTGTACTACTAATTTAATTTGACAATTACTAAGGATAAAAAAATCAATGGATGCACAAACTAAACTTGTATCTTCAAATTTTGCAGCAATAAATTTATACAACAGCCTGTTTCGAGAATTGCATTTACTTTGGCAATTTACTGGGCGTGATATTTCGAGTACTATCATACCACCAATACTATTTATAGTAGCTGCGTGGCATTATGTACAATCATCTTTTAGTGAATTAGTTTTCGCATTGATATATGGCACACTATTTGTCTGGTTGTATCTTTTTTCATTTTGTTTATCTAACCAAATAGCTGGTGTTGAAGAGGATCGAATTAACAAGCCTAATCGCCCACTAGTTACAGGAAAAATCTCGGTTCAGGGAGCTTTAGTGAGATGGTTTTTGAGTATGGGCTTATTTACTTTTGTAGGCTGGTACTTTGGGGTTTTAGAATGGGCTTTAATTTGCCAGATGGTTGTGATCCTGCATAACTTTGGCGGTTGGGATAAGTACTGGATTAGCAAAAACTTCTTAATTGGATTGGGTACATTCGCGCACCTGGCAGCAGTCTGGCAATTAGTGACGCCAATTACACCGATCGCTTGGCGGTGGTTATTTCTGATCGGTGCTATCTGGAGTACACTAGTCGCGGTTCAGGATCTTCGGGATATAGAGGGCGATCTGGCTGTTAATCGAAGCACATTTCCCATCGCCTTTGGAGAAACAGCAAGCCGATTTATACTGAGTCTCGGTTTTGGATTATTACCATTTATTATCCATTTCATATTAATGATGCCCACGGAAAATACTGTAAGTACCTTACTGTGCGATATTGTACTGGCAGTATTCAGCTGGTTCATTGCAGCGCGGATTGTGTTTAATCGCTCTCCAAAAGAAGATCATCATACTTACATGCTGTTCACTTACTGGTATTGTCTTGTTCTGGCAAGTGCGATCGTTGTTCTTTAACTGATACAGCAGAATTCAGGGGCATTGCCCACCCAACTTTTCTCAAAAGGTAAGAAGCATGACCAATTTAGAAGTATTTACTTCATCTCTACAATCAACTGTCCGCCAGCCTAAACAGGCTGTTGTTATCGGGGGAAGTATCGCTGGACTGCTAGCTGCAAAAGTACTGACTAAATACTTTGGGCGAGTAACAGTTATCGAACGGGATAACTTCATACCAGAAGCAGAACACCGGCATGGTGTACCCCAATCTCCTCATGTTCATACCCTGCTCAAGCGTGGTTTGCAGTCTTTGGAAGAACTTTTTCCTGGTATTGAGGCTCAATTAGCTGACTCAGGTGCATCCGCAATAGATTGGGGAAATGATTTGCCTTGGCTGGGTTTTGCTGGCTGGGCACCCCGTTTTAATTCTGGTTTAATTACCCACACTTGCAGTCGAAATCTTCTAGAGCAAAGTATCCGCAGCCGATTAGCTGCTGAAGACAATCTTGTATTTATGCAAGAAGGACAGGTAATTTCTTTATTATCTAGTTCAGACCGAAGTAGTGTTACAGGTGTGCGAGTGCGCTTTCGCAACCAACCAGAAACAGATTTAACTGCTGATTTAGTTGTGGATGCGAGTGGACGCAATTCGCCAGCGGCTCAATGGTTAGAAGCAATGGGTTACGCCGCGCCCCAAGAGACAGTAATCAACGCTTTTTTGGGCTATGCTAGCTGCTGGTATCAGCCTCCAGCTAACTTGCAATATGATTGGCAGTGTTTGTACGTAACAGTACAACCACCAAATAATAATCGTGGTGGTGTAATTTATAAAGTTGAAGGTAATCGCTGGATTCTCACACTCATAGGTGTAGGTAAAGATTATCCACCTACCGATAAAGATGGCTTTTTAGACTTTGCCCGTAGCTTGCGATCGCCAATTATCTACGAAGCTATCAAAGATGCCCAGCCACTCTCATCTATCTATGGTTATCGGCGCACAGAAAATCGCCTGCGTCATTATGAAAAACTGAAAAGATTACCAGAAGGCTTTGTGTTAGTAGGTGATGCCGTCTGTGCTTTTAATCCAGTCTACGGACAAGGGATGACGGTTGCCGCTTTAGATGCATTAACTCTAGACCAATGTTTAAATCAGCAATTATCTAAACATTCCGACGGTAATTTAATCGGTTTATCTCGACATTTTCAAAAACAACTAAACAAAGTAATTGGTGTACCTTGGTTAATGACAACAGGCGAAGATTTACGTTGGCATACCACTGAAGGAGGACAACCCGATTTCATCAGCCGACTTATGCAGCGGTATCTCGATCAAGTTTTATTACTACAAACTGAAAACGCCGAGATTCACAAGACATTTTTAGAAGTAATACACATGCTAAAGCCACCTACTGCATTTTTCCAGCCAAGTATCAGCACAAAAGTGTTGAAGCGAGTCATTAATTGGCAAAGGAAAAATGAGCAGCCTGCTGATGAACAAGATGTTCCTAAAAAACTCTCTCCCGTTACACAATCATAATTTTGCAAAGGGAGTAGGTAGGGAGTGGGGAATGGGGAGATGAGGGAGACAAGGTGACGCAAATAAATAGACTTCTTGCATAAATCAAAAAAAAGAACCCCACCCCGCCTTTGACTTACTGTCTCCCCTCCCGAAGAGCGGGGAGGGGCTGGGGGTGGGTGTTATACCATTTCACCAAAACCCTGATACATATAGATTTCGCGTAGGGGCACGGCATTGCCGTGCCCCTACCAACGTATTTGTATCATAATTAAAGTGAAACGGTATTAGGGGACTTTTGCAAGAGGTCTAATGATCAAATACTATCTCCGCGTCCCCGCGTCCTCTTCCCATGCCCAATTATCCCTGTCGTATCGGTATCTCAATTATTAAATCAGTTCCTTCTCCTGGAAGAGAACGACAAGTTAACTGACCTTTGTGTTTGTCCACAACAATTTGATAACTAATTGACAACCCCAACCCCATACCATTTCCTACCGATTTAGTGGTAAAGAACGGGTCAAAGATTTTTTGTTGCACCTGGGTAGTCATCCCACAACCGTTATCACAAATCTGAATCATCACTGTATTAGAATTTGTCAGTTTAGTAACGATGCGAATTTGTCCTTGAAATTGCGTCAGCGAACCTCCTCTTAGACATCGCTGCAACTCTCCTGTGTGACTTATCTGTTTGTCTAGCCATGACATAGGCGCTTCGCCTTCCTCCAGGGTATGATTAATGACAAATGACTCTTCCAAAGCATCGATCGCATTATTTAAAATATTCATAAACACCTGATTAAGTTGACCTGCATAACAAGTAACTTCTGGTAGATGTCCGTATTCTTTGATGACTTCAATTTCAGAGTGTCCGCTCTTTTCTTTGAGTCGGTGCTGTAAAAGCATCAAGGTGCTATCAATGCCTTCATGAATATTTACAGGCTTCATTTCGGATTCATCTAAGCGGGAGAAATTCCGTAAGCCCAAAATAATATTTCTAATGCGCGAACTTCCAAGCTTCATAGAATCAAGTATTTTTGGTAAATCATCTACTATAAAATCGAGGTCAAGTCTTTCATTTTTTTCATTAATTAAACTAGAAGGATTTGAGCATTCCTGTTGATAAGTAGTGATTAAATCTAGCAAGCCTTTGACATACTCATTCACATGAGTAATATTTCCATGAATAAAGTTAATCGGATTATTAATTTCATGTGCAATACCTGCCACCATTTGTCCTAGTGAAGACATTTTTTCACTTTGAATTAATTGAGTTTGGGTACTGTGCAATTCTTGTAGTGCTTTTTGCAAACAGTGATTTCTATCGTTCAATTCTTGAGTTCTCTCAT
It encodes the following:
- a CDS encoding ATP-grasp domain-containing protein, with protein sequence MLILLWGISEESPLAAVHSELTRLGIPTVFLDQRDILDTEIELSVGDASELSVQGQIRTWYQKINLSEITAAYLRPYDSRRLPQIAQAGVNSPAWQHAIALDDALMCWSEITPAFVINRPSAMAANGCKPYQLEQIRSLGFKVPETLVTTDPEAVRAFWQHHGNVIYKSISGIRSKVSRLGAEHLERLENVSWCPTQFQEYIAGRDYRVHVVGTEIFASEVISQADDYRYAAQEDESTEIRACHLPEEVEQQCRVLAKAINLPLCGIDLRRTPGGEWYCFEVNPSPGFTYYQQFTGQGISRAIAHLLGSSNK
- a CDS encoding UbiA family prenyltransferase; protein product: MDAQTKLVSSNFAAINLYNSLFRELHLLWQFTGRDISSTIIPPILFIVAAWHYVQSSFSELVFALIYGTLFVWLYLFSFCLSNQIAGVEEDRINKPNRPLVTGKISVQGALVRWFLSMGLFTFVGWYFGVLEWALICQMVVILHNFGGWDKYWISKNFLIGLGTFAHLAAVWQLVTPITPIAWRWLFLIGAIWSTLVAVQDLRDIEGDLAVNRSTFPIAFGETASRFILSLGFGLLPFIIHFILMMPTENTVSTLLCDIVLAVFSWFIAARIVFNRSPKEDHHTYMLFTYWYCLVLASAIVVL
- a CDS encoding FAD-dependent oxidoreductase → MTNLEVFTSSLQSTVRQPKQAVVIGGSIAGLLAAKVLTKYFGRVTVIERDNFIPEAEHRHGVPQSPHVHTLLKRGLQSLEELFPGIEAQLADSGASAIDWGNDLPWLGFAGWAPRFNSGLITHTCSRNLLEQSIRSRLAAEDNLVFMQEGQVISLLSSSDRSSVTGVRVRFRNQPETDLTADLVVDASGRNSPAAQWLEAMGYAAPQETVINAFLGYASCWYQPPANLQYDWQCLYVTVQPPNNNRGGVIYKVEGNRWILTLIGVGKDYPPTDKDGFLDFARSLRSPIIYEAIKDAQPLSSIYGYRRTENRLRHYEKLKRLPEGFVLVGDAVCAFNPVYGQGMTVAALDALTLDQCLNQQLSKHSDGNLIGLSRHFQKQLNKVIGVPWLMTTGEDLRWHTTEGGQPDFISRLMQRYLDQVLLLQTENAEIHKTFLEVIHMLKPPTAFFQPSISTKVLKRVINWQRKNEQPADEQDVPKKLSPVTQS
- a CDS encoding TonB-dependent receptor plug domain-containing protein, giving the protein MKKDFLLLTVGLPSLLIAFPGFGADIEIKQRNTDKSTGAILDIPSLSEIELPATNAELLTQESAPREIEPETQPEIESEPSENADINIEAIAEPDNLPQSTPTYVIEKEEIEKQGATSLADILKRMPGFAINDVGHGADIHTGTYYRGASINQSVFLINGRPINNNVNTYHGGTDLNSIPVEAIERVELYSGTASALYGSSAFGGVVNIITKEGYGQPKFSGTTEFGSLSLNNQQVTYGGSAGSVKYNFSFERFFTDNRYRVPVGAANRDSQGYLSNADTATSTYFGSIGLDLDKKNSLNLDITKLSSRRGLIYFGFPLQQDRLDHDGLNIGLSWKTRLGNGESSNLTTSIGYNQDYFSTYGPTGAFYRTGVLDTQQLTARVDHEWRITANNKLRWGLDLKNTDLNGDVLSTNPTRIGNNESENRSLFNTALFAVNTLNIGESFLVDLGLRQSFDSEFGSYLNPSVGLRYAVTPIVAVRGSWAGGQRNPGLDQLYVYDTVHGWEPNPNLEPENGSTWTAGVDVKFSNNLIGQFTYFGSSISDRLGVIAGRWENIGLVDTNGLEAAFQLKIASGWSTFLNYTYTDAQIKTGAERGLQLGLIPYSVLQTGVGYQNAGWQANLYVTYNSGARRSIFNNPGDRTTDFAPSFVNLDFTGRIPLTSNLGLTVYLENLLGEQYERVNRIYSPGFTFRVGLSSSL